A window from Littorina saxatilis isolate snail1 linkage group LG9, US_GU_Lsax_2.0, whole genome shotgun sequence encodes these proteins:
- the LOC138975200 gene encoding proton-coupled folate transporter-like, with protein sequence MHFNARSFLREFVCDIVIFLYKIGESLLDATIRPYTITAVCRDIFDGVNDPGAGLDPWAVHKRALDTDHVSYGSSGYNSSETVCLRLHELPEIEAEVQRHAAGVLVAHRVLVNIPAVVLGLFCGAWSDTRGRKLPMMAPSVGSCLAVVLYLTSMQARDMKVALLLAGAATQGIFGKTALIAMAVNSHVSDTSDTDDRTRRLGRLLASNFLGMFLGSLLAGLLQDLSGLLTTLTVVSACHAVCVLTILVGVTETVGQDADEDDVSFVANKTGVKGAITSIKEEDEEGEEEEGEGGGGRKKRHALFSWAGLRDSLMAVGKKREGNKRSVIVISLVALTANACLKVGDQDITVLFVQQPPLSWPPSRYGYLVAADYGTMGLTLLFLLPLLSDTLRVSDITIVLLAIAFKLVRGLWAGFCTETWMMFASVVSGALGGLINPGLRSVLSKTGNSGEVGKLFSMQSSLETLSKLVGSSVFTGIYAVTVNAFPAAAYLSEAACYLAVLVLVLWLGQLVREDGAFGLLLTFARPYNALTRTGEATKPLPCTRSEEEEEGEGGKRETKTQDLFPLGASTP encoded by the exons ATGCATTTCAACGCTCGATCCTTCCTTCGCGAGTTCGTGTGCGATATCGTCATCTTCCTCTACAAGATCGGCGAGTCTCTCCTCGACGCCACCATCCGCCCCTACACCATCACCGCCGTCTGCAGAGACATCTTCGACGGTGTCAATGACCCTGGCGCCGGCCTTGATCCCTGGGCAGTCCACAAGCGCGCTCTGGACACGGACCACGTGAGCTACGGATCCAGCGGTTATAACAGCAGCGAGACGGTCTGCCTGAGGCTACACGAGCTACCCGAG ATCGAAGCGGAAGTGCAGCGTCACGCTGCTGGGGTCCTGGTAGCTCATCGGGTCCTCGTCAACATCCCGGCGGTAGTTCTCGGCCTTTTCTGCGGGGCCTGGAGCGACACCAGGGGGCGTAAGCTGCCCATGATGGCGCCCTCTGTCGGCTCGTGTCTGGCGGTGGTGCTCTACCTTACCAGCATGCAGGCACGTGACATGAAGGTGGCGCTGCTACTGGCAGGGGCGGCAACTCAGGGTATCTTCGGCAAAACGGCGCTGATAGCCATGGCCGTCAATAG CCACGTGTCGGACACGAGCGACACGGACGACCGGACACGACGCCTGGGTCGTCTGCTGGCTAGCAACTTCCTTGGCATGTTCCTGGGGTCACTGCTGGCTGGCCTGCTGCAAGACCTGTCCGGTCTGCTAACAACACTCACAGTGGTCAGTGCATGTCACGCCGTCTGCGTGCTCACAATCCTAGTCGGGGTCACCGAGACGGTTGGCCAAGACGCCGACGAAGATGACGTCAGCTTCGTGGCGAACAAGACCGGGGTCAAGGGCGCGATCACCAGCATCAAGGAGGAGGACgaagagggggaggaggaggagggggaaggaggaggggggaggaagaagaggcaCGCGCTGTTCAGCTGGGCGGGGCTGAGAGACTCTCTGATGGCGGTGGGGAAGAAGAGGGAGGGGAACAAGAGGAGTGTCATCGTCATCTCGCTCGTCGCCCTCACGGCCAACGCCTGTCTCAAG GTGGGCGACCAAGACATCACGGTGCTGTTCGTGCAGCAGCCCCCCCTGTCCTGGCCCCCCTCCCGCTACGGATACCTGGTGGCTGCAGACTACGGCACCATGGGCCTcaccctcctcttcctcctccccctcctctcagACACACTGCGCGTGTCAGACATCACCATCGTCCTCCTGGCCATCGCCTTCAAGCTGGTGCGAGGCCTCTGGGCCGGCTTCTGCACGGAGACGTGGATGATGTTCGCATCGGTCGTGTCCGGGGCTCTGGGCGGTCTGATCAACCCTGGTCTTCGTTCTGTGCTCAGCAAGACTGGCAACTCTGGGGAG GTGGGCAAGCTGTTCTCAATGCAGTCCTCCCTGGAGACGCTGTCCAAGCTGGTCGGCTCCAGTGTCTTCACCGGCATCTACGCCGTCACCGTGAACGCGTTTCCTGCCGCCGCCTATCTGTCGGAGGCCGCCTGCTACCTCGCCGTCCTCGTCTTGGTTCTGTGGTTAGGACAGCTGGTCAGGGAGGACGGAGCCTTCGGACTCTTGCTGACCTTCGCCAGGCCTTACAACGCGCTGACCAGGACCGGGGAAGCCACCAAGCCGTTGCCCTGTACACGTtcggaggaggaggaagaaggggaGGGTGGGAAACGAGAGACGAAAACTCAAGACCTGTTTCCTCTAGGCGCCTCCACGCCTTAG